From a single Leptidea sinapis chromosome 1, ilLepSina1.1, whole genome shotgun sequence genomic region:
- the LOC126966228 gene encoding NADPH oxidase 4-like isoform X2, with the protein MLRLQSGWEVLKQQFFLISWISIVTYHFYNSFIYYKDERKYFYVRRMLGISFCVSRATAAVLNLCCALILLPFCKKINQMLHKPLSKLWPRLFFFWLENAKCFHMTVSVTLLLSGVTHSISHFINLWNFSRHYDEQWTEINLARYKNENPVCLLMTVAGMSGLFMLLIVLCMGVTSLRIVRRRVYNVFWYTHQLYLLFLVLLIIHPLSGVLKEEVVDQLSISSSQESLNETVYYNVPRFTPIKSKTWLWVSLPLTYYFIDLVWRIFVRNQKNVQIIWVRHMPGRTISLNLRIGEQFSWRVGQYVLLQCCDISSIEWHPFTVVKCCRFQIMMENSRFGLK; encoded by the exons ATGTTACGGTTACAAAGTGGTTGGGAAGTTCTGAAACAACAATTCTTTTTG ATATCATGGATCTCAATAGTAACATATCACTTTtacaattcatttatttattacaaggatgagcgaaaatatttttatgtaaggcGAATGCTTGGG ATCAGTTTCTGCGTATCTCGTGCTACTGCGGCGGTCTTGAACTTGTGTTGTGCGCTAATTTTGCTGCCtttctgtaaaaaaattaatcaaatgTTACACAAACCCTTATCAAAATTATGGCCGAGACTGTTCTTCTTTTGGCTGGAGAATGCAAAATGTTTTCATATGACAGTGTCAGTTACATTACTTCTCTCGGGTG TTACTCATTCCATTTcgcattttatcaatttatggAATTTCTCCCGACATTACGATGAGCAGTGGACTGAGATTAATTTGGCTCGATACAAAAACGAG AACCCTGTATGTCTGTTGATGACAGTAGCAGGCATGTCGGGTCTGTTCATGTTGCTGATTGTGTTATGCATGGGCGTGACGTCACTCAGGATAGTTCGACGGAGAGTGTACAATGTCTTTTGGTACACTCATCAGTTGTACCTTCTGTTCCTGGTACTCCTGATCATACATCCGTTGAG cggtgttttaaaagaagaagtTGTAGATCAATTGAGTATTAGTTCTAGTCAAGAGTCACTGAATGAGACAGTTTATTATAATGTGCCAAGATTTACACCAATCAAGTCAAAG acCTGGCTGTGGGTGTCCCTGCCGCTTACATATTACTTTATAGATCTCGTGTGGAGGATATTTGTGAGGAATcaaaaaaatgttcaaattatATGG GTGCGTCATATGCCGGGGAGGACAATTAGTTTGAATTTGCGCATCGGGGAACAGTTTTCGTGGCGCGTCGGACAATACGTGCTGCTGCAGTGTTGTGATATATCGTCAATAGAGTGGCATCCATTCACCGTTGTTAAG TGTTGCAGATTCCAGATAATGATGGAGAACTCGAGGTTTGGATTAAAGTGA
- the LOC126966352 gene encoding uncharacterized protein LOC126966352, with amino-acid sequence MFHCNILYMLIYIITNTEASFMSRRKNQYKYVPSEEIFSATNDYDVLDYDINKWPGYYIQQKKLSIPDDVIPARTTTDMKRNTLRTLFPPTKPTTLPYLTPKITGERNTVFHERNLTKNLPWLFEITVRKITKSTTTNELMISLNLDVESRGDSKYPVTIIRSTRSDIKNYLRQHKVIQCYYCGMQDEGYPEESSCYRVFDWADKRFHINRSYSIESCNELNADEDFERGCFKRYLDIGNQYIERGCRFDPPAIGRSVVSENFAILEKVLKTTKEGCTYSPAAVLTPLSKTVSIYARYFVCVCVEDYCNNAIIISPKFRITLTLIVIFYTIKLY; translated from the exons ATGTTTCactgtaatatattatacatgttaatttacattattacaaatacaGAAGCCTCGTTTATGTCAAGAAGAAAGAATCAATATAAGTATGTACCAAGTGAGGAAATATTCAGTGCTACTAACGATTATGATGTTCTTGATTATGATATAAACAAATGGCCTGGCTACtatattcaacaaaaaaaattatcaataccTGATGACGTAATTCCTGCAAGGACAACTACCGATATGAAACGTAATACTTTACGTACTCTGTTCCCACCAACAAAACCAACAACACTCCCATATTTAACACCAAAAA tAACTGGCGAAAGAAATACTGTGTTTCATGAACGTAACTTAACGAAAAACCTCCCTTGGTTGTTTGAGATTACTGTACGAAAAATTACGAAAAGCACAACTACAAATGAATTAATGATAAGCTTAAATCTCGATGTAGAATCGAGAGGTGATTCAAAGTATCCTGTGACAATAATAAGGAGTACACGGAGTGATATAAAAAACTATCTTAGACAGCACAAAGTCATACAGTGTTATTATTGTGGAATGCAAGACGAGGGATACCCCGAAGAGTCGAGTTGTTACCGAGTATTTGATTGGGCAGATAAAAGGTTCCACATAAATAGATCATATAGTATAGAAAGTTGTAATGAGTTAAACGCTGATGAAGATTTTGAACGAGGTTGTTTTAAACGGTACCTTGACATTGGAAATCAGTACATCGAACGGGGCTGTCGATTTGATCCACCAGCAATTGGCAGAAGTGTAGTTTCTGAAAACTTTGCAATTTTAGAAAAAGTATTAAAGACTACGAAGGAAGGGTGCACATATTCTCCAGCGGCTGTTCTCACACCATTAAGTAAAACAGTTTCAATCTATGCACGATATTTTGTCTGCGTATGTGTCGAGGATTACTGTAATAATGCAATTATTATATCTCCGAAGTTTAGAATAACCTTAACTttgattgttatattttatacaattaaactttacTGA